A single genomic interval of Bradyrhizobium sp. sBnM-33 harbors:
- a CDS encoding flagellar biosynthetic protein FliO yields MQTLTFLFAFIAVLALIGVAAWLVRRFANNRLGANTQRGRMPRLAVIDAAAVDGRRRLVLVRRDNVEHLLMIGGPSDIVVEPNIVRAMPNRDQMAPRPAVGEQPPRIAPLPDAAWSEEAARADSRPTDGFDHHAEPQMPEPPPRPARPSFADDLRRPAPPSMPERRSDPLTGFAPESITGRPEAAPPRLTRNEPLMPRPQRELPQRELPKAPPVREAPPLREAASVREAPTGREAPPAREVPAVREAPPVRAPERAAAPPPPPPPPPAPPSADQNLAEMAQRLEAALRRPAEPVAPPVAPETPPARTSRSEPPAPTPAPTPAPQKSGFENLEDEMASLLGRPKNPS; encoded by the coding sequence ATGCAAACACTGACATTCCTCTTCGCATTCATCGCCGTTCTGGCGCTGATCGGCGTGGCCGCATGGCTGGTCCGCCGCTTCGCCAACAACCGCCTCGGCGCCAACACCCAGCGCGGGCGGATGCCGCGGCTTGCCGTGATCGACGCCGCCGCCGTGGACGGCCGGCGGCGCCTCGTACTGGTACGGCGTGACAATGTCGAGCATCTCCTGATGATCGGCGGTCCGAGTGACATCGTGGTCGAACCCAACATCGTGCGCGCAATGCCCAACCGCGATCAGATGGCGCCGCGCCCGGCGGTCGGCGAGCAGCCGCCGCGGATTGCGCCGCTGCCCGATGCCGCCTGGAGCGAGGAAGCGGCGAGAGCCGATTCGCGACCGACGGACGGCTTCGATCATCACGCCGAACCGCAAATGCCGGAGCCGCCGCCGCGCCCCGCACGTCCCTCCTTTGCAGATGATCTCCGCCGGCCCGCGCCGCCGTCGATGCCGGAGCGTCGCAGCGATCCATTGACGGGCTTTGCGCCGGAATCGATCACCGGTCGTCCCGAAGCGGCCCCGCCGCGCCTGACCCGCAACGAACCGCTGATGCCGCGGCCGCAGCGCGAGTTGCCGCAACGTGAGTTGCCCAAGGCACCACCGGTCCGTGAGGCGCCGCCACTTCGTGAGGCAGCGTCGGTCCGCGAGGCACCGACGGGCCGTGAGGCACCGCCTGCCCGCGAGGTACCTGCGGTTCGTGAGGCGCCGCCGGTTCGAGCACCCGAACGCGCCGCGGCACCACCGCCTCCACCCCCTCCACCTCCTGCGCCGCCGAGCGCCGATCAGAATCTCGCCGAGATGGCGCAGCGGCTGGAAGCCGCCCTGCGCCGGCCGGCCGAACCGGTGGCGCCGCCGGTAGCGCCGGAAACGCCGCCTGCCCGTACCTCCCGCAGCGAACCTCCCGCTCCCACTCCCGCTCCCACACCCGCTCCGCAGAAGAGCGGCTTCGAGAATCTCGAAGACGAGATGGCGTCATTGCTGGGCCGTCCGAAGAACCCTTCGTGA
- the flgB gene encoding flagellar basal body rod protein FlgB — MAINDLPILSALRTKMQWHQERQRVLAENVSNANTPNFKPSDLIEPKFDNKGANVSGAMGSLAMLRTSATHIGVSGGGQSFRGDGGKSGFLTKPAGNSVNLEDQMLKVSANQMDYAAATSLYSRSLGLLKTAIGKR; from the coding sequence ATGGCCATCAACGATCTTCCGATCCTGTCGGCGCTGCGCACCAAGATGCAGTGGCACCAGGAGCGTCAGCGCGTGCTCGCCGAAAACGTGTCCAACGCCAACACCCCGAATTTCAAGCCGAGCGACCTGATCGAGCCGAAATTCGACAACAAGGGCGCGAACGTCAGCGGCGCGATGGGCTCGCTCGCCATGCTGCGCACCAGCGCCACCCATATCGGCGTCTCCGGCGGGGGGCAGAGCTTCAGGGGGGATGGCGGCAAGAGCGGCTTCCTGACCAAGCCTGCCGGCAATTCGGTCAATCTGGAAGACCAGATGCTGAAGGTCTCGGCCAACCAGATGGATTACGCGGCCGCCACTTCGCTCTACAGCCGTAGCCTCGGCCTGCTCAAAACCGCCATCGGAAAGCGCTGA
- the flgC gene encoding flagellar basal body rod protein FlgC, translating to MADDGSDFARSMSIATSGLRAQAGRMRVISENIANAESTAPSAGGDPYRRKVPTFSSALDRTLDARVVTLGKVRADQSAFRVKHEPSNPAADAAGNVKYPNVNPLVEMTDMREAQRSYEANLNIISATRRMIQRTLDILKA from the coding sequence ATGGCAGATGATGGAAGCGATTTCGCCCGCTCGATGAGTATCGCGACCTCCGGCCTGCGCGCGCAGGCGGGGCGGATGCGGGTGATCTCGGAAAACATCGCCAATGCGGAGTCCACCGCGCCATCGGCGGGCGGCGATCCCTATCGCCGCAAGGTGCCGACATTTTCCTCGGCGCTCGACCGCACGCTGGACGCCCGCGTGGTGACGCTCGGCAAGGTGAGGGCCGACCAGTCGGCGTTTCGTGTCAAGCACGAGCCGAGCAATCCGGCGGCGGATGCTGCCGGCAACGTCAAATATCCGAACGTCAATCCGCTGGTCGAAATGACCGACATGCGCGAGGCGCAGCGGTCCTATGAAGCCAACCTCAACATCATCAGCGCCACGCGCCGCATGATTCAACGCACCCTCGACATCCTCAAGGCCTGA
- the fliE gene encoding flagellar hook-basal body complex protein FliE, protein MASPTVAANAYAALSRIMESGGAEKSGQSTGGPSFSALLKDAVGSVLDAGKKSDAQTMAMSAGKANVMDVVTAVAETDVAVSTLVSVRDRVIQSYEDIMKMPI, encoded by the coding sequence ATGGCTTCACCGACCGTTGCAGCAAACGCCTACGCCGCGCTTTCGCGCATCATGGAATCCGGCGGCGCCGAGAAGAGCGGCCAATCCACCGGCGGCCCGTCCTTCAGCGCGCTGCTCAAGGACGCGGTGGGAAGCGTGCTGGATGCCGGCAAGAAATCCGACGCCCAGACCATGGCCATGAGCGCGGGCAAAGCCAACGTCATGGATGTGGTGACCGCAGTCGCGGAGACCGACGTCGCGGTCTCGACACTGGTGTCGGTGCGCGACCGGGTGATCCAGTCTTACGAAGACATCATGAAGATGCCGATCTGA
- the fliQ gene encoding flagellar biosynthesis protein FliQ, protein MTGPETLDVARDAIWTIVVVSSPLMVIGLVVGVVVSLFQALTQIQEQTLIFVPKILAIFVTLLLALPFMADSMHSHMMRISSRIIGG, encoded by the coding sequence ATGACCGGCCCTGAAACCCTCGACGTGGCGCGCGATGCGATCTGGACCATCGTGGTGGTGTCGTCGCCCTTGATGGTGATTGGCCTGGTGGTCGGTGTCGTGGTCTCGCTATTCCAGGCGCTGACGCAGATTCAGGAACAGACGCTGATCTTCGTGCCGAAGATTCTCGCGATCTTCGTCACGCTGTTGCTGGCGTTGCCGTTCATGGCGGATTCGATGCACAGCCACATGATGCGGATATCGTCGCGAATCATAGGCGGTTGA
- the fliR gene encoding flagellar biosynthetic protein FliR — protein sequence MRVDISLLPALAATFMLVFARVGAMVMLLPGFGESNIPVRIKLGIALLLTLIILPLHRTAYQIDLTSMTAIGVLLVHEIAIGIVLGATARVTLAALAVAGSVIAQQLGLGFVTAVDPTQGQQGVLIGNFLSILGMTLLFATDTHHLVIAALNESYRIFSPGELMPSGDVAALATRAFATAFKIGIQLSAPFLVFGLVFNIGLGVLARLMPAMQVYFVGVPLSIMVGFLIFALVLTGMMATYLNYFIGVMHELTPLK from the coding sequence ATGCGCGTCGACATATCGCTGCTGCCGGCCCTTGCCGCCACCTTCATGCTGGTGTTCGCCCGCGTGGGGGCTATGGTGATGCTGTTGCCGGGGTTTGGCGAGAGCAATATCCCGGTGCGCATCAAGCTCGGCATTGCGTTGCTGTTGACTTTGATCATCCTGCCGCTGCACCGCACCGCCTACCAGATCGACCTGACCTCGATGACTGCGATCGGGGTGCTGCTGGTGCACGAGATCGCCATCGGCATCGTGCTCGGCGCCACGGCGCGCGTGACGCTGGCGGCGCTTGCGGTGGCAGGCTCGGTAATCGCCCAGCAGCTCGGGCTCGGCTTCGTCACCGCCGTCGATCCGACGCAAGGGCAGCAGGGCGTGCTGATCGGCAACTTCCTCTCCATTCTCGGCATGACGCTGCTGTTCGCCACCGACACCCATCACCTCGTTATTGCGGCACTGAACGAGAGCTACCGGATCTTCTCGCCGGGCGAGCTGATGCCGAGCGGCGACGTGGCGGCGCTTGCCACGCGCGCCTTCGCGACTGCGTTCAAGATCGGCATCCAGCTCTCCGCGCCGTTTCTGGTGTTCGGCCTCGTCTTCAATATCGGCCTTGGCGTGCTGGCGCGGCTGATGCCGGCGATGCAGGTCTATTTCGTCGGCGTGCCGCTGTCGATCATGGTGGGCTTTCTGATCTTCGCCCTCGTCCTGACCGGAATGATGGCGACTTATCTCAACTATTTCATCGGCGTGATGCACGAATTGACGCCGCTGAAATAG
- the flhB gene encoding flagellar biosynthesis protein FlhB, producing MADDSDDKTEDPTQKRLDDALAKGDVAKSQEVNTWFIIAGGTLILSTFAGSIGGGILMPLRNLIANAGQLRADGAALLALGNTLGYAVLGAIGVPLLMLALAAIAGNMIQHRLVWSSESLKPKFSKVSPGAGLKRIFGKQAVANFAKGLFKLIALGAVMVAVLWPERDRLESFLMFDPSAILGVTTNLTLQLMGAVVAMLAAVAIADYFFQYRQWFERQKMSLQEIKDEFKQSEGDPHIKGKIRQLRQQRMKKRMMAAVPNASVIITNPTHYSVALSYDRGMSAPVCVAKGVDNIAFKIREIAKKHDIPIVENVPLARALHATVDIDEEIPVEHYHAVAEIIGYVMRLKNGFASRGM from the coding sequence ATGGCCGACGATTCCGACGACAAAACAGAAGACCCTACGCAAAAACGTCTCGACGATGCGCTTGCGAAGGGCGACGTTGCCAAGAGCCAGGAGGTCAACACCTGGTTCATCATCGCGGGCGGCACGCTGATATTATCGACGTTCGCGGGATCGATCGGCGGCGGCATCTTGATGCCGCTGCGCAACCTGATCGCCAATGCAGGCCAGCTTCGCGCCGATGGCGCGGCGCTGCTCGCGCTCGGCAACACGCTGGGTTATGCCGTGCTCGGCGCGATCGGCGTGCCGCTGTTGATGCTGGCGCTTGCCGCGATCGCCGGCAACATGATCCAGCACCGGCTGGTGTGGTCGTCGGAATCGCTGAAACCGAAATTCAGCAAGGTATCGCCCGGCGCGGGACTGAAGCGCATCTTCGGCAAACAGGCGGTGGCGAATTTCGCCAAGGGCCTGTTCAAGCTGATCGCGCTCGGCGCCGTCATGGTGGCCGTGCTGTGGCCCGAACGCGATCGCCTGGAATCGTTCCTGATGTTCGATCCTTCGGCGATCCTCGGGGTCACCACCAACCTGACGCTGCAGTTGATGGGCGCAGTGGTGGCAATGCTGGCGGCGGTCGCGATCGCCGATTACTTCTTCCAGTACCGGCAGTGGTTCGAGCGCCAGAAGATGTCGCTGCAGGAGATCAAGGACGAGTTCAAGCAGTCCGAAGGCGACCCCCACATCAAGGGCAAGATCCGGCAGTTGCGCCAGCAGCGGATGAAGAAGCGCATGATGGCCGCCGTGCCCAACGCCAGCGTGATCATCACCAACCCGACCCACTACTCGGTGGCGCTGTCCTACGATCGCGGCATGTCGGCGCCGGTCTGCGTCGCCAAGGGCGTCGACAACATCGCGTTCAAGATCCGGGAGATCGCCAAGAAGCACGACATACCGATCGTGGAGAACGTGCCGTTGGCGCGCGCGCTTCATGCCACCGTCGATATCGACGAGGAGATTCCGGTCGAGCACTATCACGCGGTGGCCGAGATCATCGGTTATGTCATGCGCCTCAAGAATGGGTTTGCGAGCCGAGGAATGTGA
- the cckA gene encoding cell cycle histidine kinase CckA, with the protein MTAETDSHSPTEPFAAHEPARRGGSIVLVLLVAAGIVAVAVALMTIGRAQAQPYILGVLALLAMVGLFNLFAFAAGIIRFTDRSADDPVMGRIADHAYDGLAVTDPKGHVVYSNAAYQALTGAATAQDVRPVERVFIGNPDVSEAVFRLLKAAREGKRQQEEVRIAGSDGAQGRWLRMRVRPLGQSKREAKYAVWSIADITRDRERQEDVFRELQHAIEYLDHAPCGFFSVDPAGDVIYVNATLANWLDYDLAEIGSGGLKLTDIVSGDGASLLTSIVAVPGEVKTEVFDIDLRMRGGKTMPVRLYHKLAFGADGSPGSSRTLVISRARDEHSDPERAAEVRFMRFFDHTPMAIATVDRDGAVVRANARFAKLAQSLSPDGAAQKSIFRAVNARDRSLLIAAINQAAEGQGDIAPVEAMLDGVRERWGQFFVTAVEEDERDTEAAIVYLLETTERRTLENQINQSQKMDMVGQLAGGIAHDFNNVLSAIMMANDFLLNAHKPTDPSFQDIMQIKQNATRAATLVRQLLAFSRRQTLRPQVLDLGDALSDLTMLLRRLIGEKVKLDLVHGRDLWPVKVDVSQFEQVVVNLAVNARDAMPDGGKLTVRTANVTVDEAAQLSHKGMPAADYVRIDISDTGTGIPADIVDKIFEPFFSTKEVGKGTGLGLSTVYGIVKQTGGFVYVDSTPGEGTTFRIFLPRHRPELEAQPDAPAANGVAKEGTAEPPKPRPDLTGQGTILLVEDEDGLRSLNARGLRSRGYSVIEASNGIDAMEALDEKDGAVDLVVSDVVMPEMDGPTLLREMRKRNPNLKIIFVSGYAEEAFDKSLPENEQFAFLPKPFALSALVEKVKETMTAS; encoded by the coding sequence ATGACCGCCGAAACCGACAGCCATTCGCCCACCGAGCCCTTCGCGGCCCACGAGCCGGCGCGGCGGGGCGGTAGCATCGTGCTGGTGTTGCTGGTGGCCGCCGGCATCGTCGCGGTGGCGGTGGCCCTGATGACCATCGGCCGCGCCCAGGCTCAGCCTTACATTCTCGGCGTGCTGGCGCTTTTGGCCATGGTCGGCCTGTTCAATCTGTTCGCCTTTGCCGCCGGTATCATTCGCTTCACCGACCGCAGCGCCGACGATCCGGTAATGGGCCGCATCGCCGATCACGCCTATGACGGACTGGCGGTGACCGACCCCAAAGGGCACGTGGTCTATTCCAACGCCGCCTATCAGGCGCTGACCGGAGCTGCCACCGCGCAGGACGTGCGGCCAGTCGAGCGCGTCTTCATCGGCAATCCCGACGTCTCCGAAGCCGTGTTCCGTCTGCTCAAGGCCGCCCGTGAAGGCAAGCGGCAGCAGGAGGAGGTCCGCATCGCCGGCTCTGACGGCGCGCAGGGCCGCTGGCTGCGGATGCGGGTTCGCCCGCTCGGCCAGAGCAAGCGCGAAGCAAAATACGCGGTGTGGTCGATCGCTGACATCACGCGGGACCGCGAGCGTCAGGAAGACGTATTCCGGGAACTGCAGCACGCGATCGAATATCTCGATCATGCGCCATGCGGCTTCTTCTCGGTCGATCCGGCCGGCGACGTCATCTATGTCAACGCCACGCTGGCGAACTGGCTCGATTACGATCTCGCCGAGATTGGATCCGGCGGGTTGAAGCTTACCGATATCGTCTCCGGCGATGGCGCCTCGCTCCTGACCTCGATCGTAGCGGTACCCGGCGAGGTCAAAACCGAAGTGTTCGATATCGACCTGCGCATGCGCGGCGGCAAGACGATGCCGGTGCGGCTCTATCACAAGCTCGCCTTCGGCGCCGACGGCTCGCCGGGTTCGTCGCGCACGCTCGTGATCAGCCGCGCGCGCGACGAGCATTCCGACCCCGAACGTGCCGCGGAAGTCCGCTTCATGCGGTTCTTCGATCATACGCCGATGGCGATTGCGACCGTCGATCGCGACGGCGCGGTGGTGCGCGCCAATGCCCGCTTCGCCAAGCTCGCGCAAAGCCTGAGCCCGGACGGCGCGGCGCAGAAGTCGATCTTCCGCGCAGTGAACGCGCGCGACCGCAGCCTTTTGATCGCGGCGATCAACCAGGCGGCCGAAGGACAGGGCGACATCGCACCCGTCGAGGCCATGCTCGACGGCGTCAGGGAACGCTGGGGCCAGTTCTTCGTCACCGCGGTCGAAGAGGACGAGCGCGATACCGAAGCCGCCATCGTCTATCTGCTCGAGACCACCGAGCGGCGCACGCTGGAAAACCAGATCAATCAGTCGCAGAAGATGGACATGGTCGGCCAACTCGCCGGCGGCATCGCGCACGACTTCAACAACGTGCTGTCAGCCATCATGATGGCGAACGATTTTCTCCTCAACGCGCACAAGCCGACCGATCCGTCGTTCCAGGACATCATGCAGATCAAGCAGAACGCAACCCGCGCGGCGACGCTGGTGCGGCAACTGCTCGCGTTCTCGCGCCGCCAGACGCTGCGGCCGCAGGTGCTCGACCTCGGCGATGCGCTTTCCGACCTCACCATGCTGCTGCGCCGCCTGATCGGCGAGAAGGTCAAGCTCGACCTCGTGCACGGTCGCGATCTCTGGCCGGTCAAAGTCGACGTCTCGCAGTTCGAGCAGGTGGTCGTCAATCTCGCGGTCAATGCGCGCGATGCGATGCCCGATGGCGGCAAACTGACGGTAAGGACCGCCAACGTGACGGTCGACGAAGCCGCGCAGCTTTCGCACAAGGGCATGCCGGCCGCTGATTACGTACGGATCGACATTTCCGATACCGGCACCGGAATCCCGGCCGACATCGTCGACAAGATCTTCGAGCCGTTCTTCTCGACCAAGGAGGTCGGCAAGGGCACCGGGCTCGGCCTTTCCACGGTGTACGGCATCGTCAAGCAGACCGGTGGCTTCGTCTATGTCGACTCCACGCCCGGGGAAGGCACCACGTTCCGCATCTTCCTGCCGCGTCATCGGCCCGAACTGGAAGCGCAGCCGGATGCGCCCGCCGCCAATGGCGTGGCCAAGGAAGGGACGGCCGAGCCGCCGAAGCCGCGGCCCGACCTGACCGGGCAGGGCACCATCCTGCTGGTGGAGGACGAGGACGGCTTGCGGTCGCTGAATGCGCGCGGCCTGCGCTCGCGCGGCTACAGCGTGATCGAGGCCTCCAACGGCATCGATGCGATGGAGGCGCTGGACGAAAAGGACGGCGCCGTCGATCTCGTCGTCTCCGACGTCGTCATGCCCGAAATGGACGGCCCGACGCTGTTGCGCGAAATGCGCAAGCGCAATCCGAACCTGAAGATCATCTTCGTCTCAGGTTACGCTGAAGAAGCTTTTGACAAGAGCTTGCCGGAGAACGAACAATTCGCCTTCCTGCCGAAGCCGTTTGCGCTCTCCGCGCTGGTCGAGAAGGTCAAGGAGACGATGACGGCGTCGTGA
- a CDS encoding Tim44 domain-containing protein has translation MNFTQTARGIVRAMAIVLSVAVPLAITIDAADARVGGGGSSGSRGSKTYSAPPSTTTAPGAAQPMNRTFTQPGTAAAGNPAAGAANKGGFFNRPGMGMLGGLAAGFLGAGLLGMLFGGGLFSGLGGLSSIIGLLLQIALIVIVVRLAMSWWQRRHTPASAYANAPPTSGPAEGPGAQTSFRSGLGGFGLGSSQPALEIQPADYEAFERLLGEVQAAWSNEDVAKLHTLATPEMVSYFSKDLEENKARNDVNKVSDVKLLQGDLAEAWREGETDYASVAMRFSLVDKTLERTTGRLVAGSETPIEATEVWTFARRRGGDWELSAIQQTN, from the coding sequence ATGAATTTCACGCAGACTGCGCGCGGAATTGTACGGGCTATGGCCATTGTCCTGTCCGTGGCGGTTCCCCTGGCGATCACAATCGATGCGGCTGACGCTCGCGTTGGCGGCGGCGGCAGCTCCGGTTCGCGGGGATCCAAGACCTATTCGGCGCCCCCGAGCACGACTACCGCTCCGGGTGCGGCGCAACCCATGAACCGCACCTTTACCCAGCCGGGCACCGCCGCAGCGGGTAATCCGGCCGCGGGCGCAGCCAACAAGGGCGGCTTCTTCAACCGGCCCGGCATGGGCATGCTCGGCGGTCTCGCCGCGGGCTTCCTCGGCGCCGGCCTGCTCGGCATGCTGTTCGGCGGCGGATTGTTCTCCGGCCTCGGAGGCCTGTCCTCGATCATCGGCCTGCTGCTGCAGATCGCGCTGATCGTGATCGTGGTGCGTCTGGCGATGTCGTGGTGGCAGCGCCGCCATACGCCGGCCTCCGCCTATGCCAATGCGCCCCCCACCAGTGGGCCTGCTGAAGGCCCCGGCGCCCAGACCAGCTTCCGCTCCGGACTGGGTGGCTTTGGGCTGGGTTCGAGCCAGCCGGCGCTGGAAATCCAGCCGGCCGACTATGAGGCGTTCGAGCGGCTGCTCGGCGAAGTCCAGGCGGCTTGGTCGAACGAGGATGTCGCCAAACTGCATACGCTGGCGACGCCTGAGATGGTGTCCTACTTCTCCAAGGACCTCGAGGAGAACAAGGCCCGCAACGACGTCAACAAGGTGTCCGACGTCAAGCTGCTGCAGGGCGATCTTGCGGAAGCCTGGCGCGAAGGCGAAACCGATTATGCCAGCGTGGCGATGCGGTTCTCGCTGGTCGACAAGACCCTTGAGCGCACCACGGGCCGTTTGGTCGCGGGCAGCGAAACCCCGATCGAGGCCACCGAAGTTTGGACCTTCGCCCGCCGCCGCGGCGGCGACTGGGAACTCTCGGCGATCCAGCAGACCAACTGA
- a CDS encoding lectin encodes MNSFARIISPACFALAAMSILASAPAHAQSANTSFFVTSNGIGNGGNLGGLAGADNHCQTLAQAAGAGGKTWRAYLSTQGADGAPAVNARDRIGKGPWQNAKGTVIAKDVAELHGANGLTKQTALSEKGEVINGRGDTPNRHDILTGSQPDGTAFTAGEDRTCRNWTSSTQGAAMVGHSDRVGLRDDDASKSWNSSHPSRGPDGGCSQADLKSTGGDGLFYCFATN; translated from the coding sequence ATGAACAGCTTCGCCCGGATCATCTCGCCGGCGTGCTTCGCCCTCGCCGCCATGTCGATTCTCGCAAGCGCGCCTGCGCATGCGCAATCCGCCAATACCAGCTTCTTCGTGACCAGCAACGGCATCGGCAATGGCGGCAATCTCGGCGGTCTTGCCGGCGCCGACAATCATTGCCAGACGCTGGCGCAGGCCGCCGGTGCCGGAGGCAAAACCTGGCGCGCCTATCTATCAACGCAAGGCGCCGACGGTGCACCTGCGGTGAACGCGCGCGACCGTATCGGCAAGGGGCCGTGGCAGAATGCCAAAGGCACCGTGATTGCCAAGGACGTCGCCGAACTGCACGGCGCCAACGGCCTCACCAAGCAGACCGCCTTGAGCGAGAAGGGCGAGGTCATCAATGGCCGCGGCGATACGCCCAATCGCCACGACATACTGACGGGATCGCAGCCCGACGGCACCGCGTTTACCGCCGGCGAAGATCGCACCTGCAGGAACTGGACGAGTTCGACGCAAGGCGCTGCAATGGTCGGACATTCCGATCGCGTGGGACTGCGCGACGACGACGCCTCGAAATCCTGGAATTCGTCGCATCCCTCGCGCGGGCCCGACGGCGGCTGTTCGCAGGCCGACCTGAAGAGCACCGGCGGTGATGGACTGTTTTATTGTTTCGCGACGAACTGA
- a CDS encoding glutathione S-transferase has translation MHYELYYWPTIQGRGEYVRLALEEAGAGYTDVARHGNGMAAMTRMMEVGKGTPPFAPPFLKAGKLVIGQTANILLYLGSRHGLAPKTEAGRLWVHQLQLTIADLVLEVHDTHHPLGPSLYYEEQKAPAKKRTDEFWKSRVPKYLGYFEDLLQANGGTYVTGRRLTYVDLSLFQIVEGLRYAFPKRMNAFESEIPGLVELRDRVAVRPNIKAYLASDRRIEFNEEGIFRRYKSLDA, from the coding sequence ATGCATTACGAGCTTTACTACTGGCCGACCATTCAGGGCCGCGGCGAGTACGTGCGTCTCGCGCTGGAAGAGGCCGGCGCCGGCTATACCGACGTGGCGCGCCACGGCAACGGTATGGCCGCGATGACGCGCATGATGGAAGTCGGGAAGGGAACGCCGCCCTTCGCGCCGCCGTTCCTGAAAGCCGGGAAGCTCGTGATCGGGCAGACCGCCAACATCCTGCTCTATCTCGGATCACGGCACGGGCTGGCGCCGAAGACGGAAGCCGGCAGATTATGGGTGCACCAACTACAGCTCACGATCGCGGACCTGGTGCTGGAAGTTCACGACACCCATCATCCGCTCGGGCCGTCACTGTACTATGAGGAGCAGAAAGCGCCGGCAAAAAAACGCACCGATGAGTTCTGGAAGTCGCGCGTGCCGAAATATCTCGGCTATTTCGAAGATCTACTGCAGGCCAATGGCGGGACCTATGTCACCGGCCGCCGCCTGACCTATGTCGACCTGTCGCTGTTTCAGATCGTCGAAGGCCTGCGCTATGCGTTTCCGAAACGGATGAATGCCTTCGAGAGCGAAATTCCCGGTCTCGTCGAGCTGCGCGACCGCGTCGCGGTGCGGCCGAACATCAAGGCGTATCTGGCGAGCGATCGAAGGATTGAATTCAACGAGGAGGGGATTTTCCGAAGGTACAAGTCGCTGGATGCTTGA
- a CDS encoding GFA family protein: protein MPDSKTYTGGCHCGQVRFECTTDLAMVTACNCSICTKKGLHFTFLDPKSFHLRAGEENLKEYLFNKHAIHHQLCVDCGVDVFARGKKPDGTDVVAVNVSCFDGIELSKLQMTPVDGRSM from the coding sequence ATGCCCGACAGCAAGACCTACACCGGCGGCTGCCATTGCGGCCAGGTGCGCTTCGAATGCACCACCGATCTAGCGATGGTCACGGCCTGCAACTGCTCGATCTGCACCAAGAAAGGGCTGCATTTCACCTTCCTCGACCCGAAAAGTTTTCACCTCCGCGCCGGCGAAGAAAACCTGAAGGAATATCTCTTCAACAAGCACGCGATCCACCACCAGCTTTGCGTCGATTGCGGCGTCGATGTGTTCGCGCGCGGCAAGAAGCCCGACGGCACCGACGTAGTGGCGGTCAATGTGAGCTGTTTTGACGGCATCGAACTGTCGAAGTTGCAGATGACGCCGGTGGATGGCAGGAGCATGTGA
- a CDS encoding methyltransferase family protein, producing MIAKLLLQNTIVVVGMGALLFAAAGSLDWPGAWVMLIVSAILGPACGLWLAKTDPALLAERMRPKFQADQPAADKIFMLIFVAALLLWLVAIGLDRRADASDVPLLLQALGLAMFLLSIAFIMWVFRENSFAAPVVKVQAARHQRVISSGPYAFVRHPMYSAVMLYFIGIPLLLGSWWGVAFAPVFAVLFAIRARIEERALIEGLPGYADYAARVRYRLVPGIW from the coding sequence ATGATCGCCAAACTTCTGCTGCAGAACACCATCGTCGTCGTCGGCATGGGCGCGCTATTGTTCGCCGCGGCGGGGTCGCTGGACTGGCCGGGGGCGTGGGTGATGTTGATCGTTAGCGCGATCCTCGGTCCTGCCTGCGGATTGTGGCTTGCCAAGACCGATCCGGCGCTGCTCGCCGAGCGCATGCGGCCGAAATTTCAGGCCGACCAGCCCGCTGCCGACAAGATATTCATGCTGATATTTGTCGCGGCGCTATTGCTATGGCTGGTCGCGATCGGGCTGGACCGCCGCGCCGACGCCTCCGACGTTCCACTGCTGCTGCAGGCGCTCGGCCTCGCGATGTTCTTACTCTCGATCGCATTCATCATGTGGGTGTTCCGCGAAAATTCGTTCGCCGCGCCGGTCGTAAAGGTGCAGGCCGCACGCCACCAACGCGTGATCTCGAGCGGGCCTTACGCCTTCGTCCGCCATCCAATGTATAGCGCCGTCATGCTGTACTTCATCGGAATACCGCTGCTCCTGGGATCGTGGTGGGGTGTGGCGTTCGCGCCGGTGTTCGCCGTGCTGTTCGCGATTCGCGCCCGCATCGAGGAGCGCGCGTTGATCGAAGGGCTTCCGGGCTATGCTGACTACGCCGCCCGCGTGCGCTATCGTCTGGTGCCCGGAATTTGGTGA